Proteins encoded together in one Rhizobium leguminosarum bv. trifolii WSM1325 window:
- a CDS encoding conserved hypothetical protein (KEGG: ret:RHE_PE00125 hypothetical protein), producing the protein MNSKLIIRGLLCSTFIAGSGAILQGCIFDPGARTLFSSEEPARNVTPARKTTPTVRRVAATSNQPAFARSENGSGGNSGSGGGMGGSSSGSSSSSGGDTGGGNTGGGWNSDRRLKTQVRRIGTSPSGIPVYAFRYIWGGPLFIGTMAQDLLLTRPDAVLQTASGYYMVSYEKLDIDMISLAEGISFATIEAGATAVALAVDAASKRQRKPPAVFSSQRAMQTAM; encoded by the coding sequence ATGAACAGCAAGCTAATCATCCGTGGCCTATTGTGCTCGACATTCATCGCAGGCTCAGGCGCGATCCTACAGGGTTGCATCTTCGACCCAGGCGCCAGAACACTGTTCTCCAGTGAAGAGCCTGCCAGGAACGTCACGCCTGCCAGGAAAACCACGCCCACCGTCAGAAGAGTGGCCGCAACGAGCAATCAACCAGCTTTCGCCCGCTCTGAGAACGGTTCCGGTGGGAATTCTGGCTCTGGTGGCGGCATGGGCGGTTCTTCTAGCGGTAGTTCTTCCTCCAGCGGCGGCGATACAGGTGGAGGCAACACAGGTGGCGGTTGGAATTCAGATCGTCGCTTGAAGACACAAGTTCGTCGCATAGGGACTTCACCCTCTGGAATTCCAGTTTACGCATTTCGCTACATATGGGGTGGACCACTCTTTATCGGCACGATGGCTCAAGACCTCCTGCTAACCAGACCTGATGCTGTGCTTCAAACTGCTTCAGGCTATTACATGGTGAGCTACGAAAAGCTCGATATCGATATGATATCTCTGGCAGAAGGCATCTCGTTCGCTACTATCGAAGCAGGTGCAACAGCCGTGGCACTTGCTGTTGACGCAGCAAGCAAACGCCAGCGGAAACCACCCGCCGTTTTTTCTTCGCAACGCGCCATGCAAACGGCAATGTGA
- a CDS encoding short-chain dehydrogenase/reductase SDR (PFAM: short-chain dehydrogenase/reductase SDR; NAD-dependent epimerase/dehydratase~KEGG: ret:RHE_PE00431 short chain dehydrogenase/reductase family oxidoreductase): protein MTNRLSGKTVLITAAGQGIGRATAAAFAAIGAKVHATDINTEALTTLAAETGVSTHKLNVLDADAVKALVAEIGAVDVLFNCAGFVHAGSILEMKDSDLEFAFDLNVKAMIRTIRAVLPGMIERKDGAIINMASVASSIKGVPNRFAYGVTKAAVIGLTKAVAADYVGQGIRCNAICPGTVESPSLQDRMRAQGDYDAARAAFIARQPMGRLGTPEEIADLAVYLAGATYTSGQAIAIDGGWTI from the coding sequence ATGACAAACAGACTTTCCGGCAAGACCGTTCTCATCACCGCCGCCGGCCAGGGCATCGGCCGGGCGACGGCGGCAGCCTTTGCCGCGATCGGCGCCAAGGTCCACGCGACCGACATCAACACCGAGGCCTTAACGACGCTTGCCGCGGAGACCGGGGTTTCCACCCATAAGCTGAACGTGCTCGATGCCGATGCGGTCAAGGCTCTCGTCGCCGAGATCGGAGCCGTCGACGTGCTCTTCAACTGCGCCGGCTTCGTCCATGCCGGCTCGATCCTCGAAATGAAGGATTCCGATCTCGAATTCGCCTTCGACCTCAACGTCAAGGCGATGATCCGCACCATCCGCGCCGTCCTGCCCGGCATGATCGAGCGCAAGGACGGGGCAATCATCAACATGGCCTCCGTCGCCTCCAGCATCAAGGGCGTGCCGAACCGCTTCGCCTATGGTGTCACCAAGGCGGCGGTGATCGGGCTCACCAAAGCCGTTGCCGCCGATTATGTCGGTCAGGGCATCCGCTGCAACGCCATCTGCCCCGGCACGGTGGAAAGCCCGTCGCTGCAGGACCGCATGCGGGCGCAGGGCGATTACGACGCGGCGCGTGCCGCCTTCATCGCCCGCCAGCCGATGGGCCGGCTCGGCACGCCGGAAGAGATTGCCGATCTCGCCGTCTATCTCGCCGGCGCGACCTACACCTCGGGCCAGGCGATCGCCATCGACGGCGGCTGGACGATCTGA
- a CDS encoding Mandelate racemase/muconate lactonizing protein (PFAM: Mandelate racemase/muconate lactonizing protein~KEGG: rec:RHECIAT_PA0000351 putative racemase protein) — MTRITDLRVFDLRFPTSQSLDGSDAMNPDPDYSAAYVILDTDAPGLAGHGLTFTIGRGNDICCMAIEAMRHLVVGADLAEVLAHPGTFWRHLTSDSQLRWIGPEKGAIHLATGAVVNAVWDLLAKQAGKPVWRLVAEMSPEEIADIVDYRYLTDVLTRDEAVEILKRAEAGKAERIAILEKEGYACYTTSAGWLGYGDEKLRRLCQEAIDAGFNHIKMKVGRDLEDDIRRLRIAREVIGPDRYLMIDANQVWDVGQAIDWVKALSFAKPFFIEEPTSPDDVAGHRKIRQAISPVKVATGEMCQNRIMFKQFIAEGAIDIVQIDSCRMGGLNEVLSVLLIAAKFDLPVWPHAGGVGLCEYVQHLSMIDYVAVSGTKEGRVIEYVDHLHEHFLDPCLIENAAYMPPTLPGFSIEMKPASIGNYTFGG; from the coding sequence ATGACCCGCATCACCGACCTTCGTGTCTTCGATCTCCGCTTTCCCACGTCGCAAAGCCTGGATGGATCGGATGCGATGAATCCCGATCCGGATTATTCGGCGGCCTACGTCATTCTCGATACGGATGCGCCCGGCCTTGCCGGCCATGGCCTGACCTTTACCATCGGCCGCGGCAACGATATCTGCTGCATGGCGATCGAAGCGATGCGCCACCTCGTCGTCGGCGCCGACCTCGCCGAAGTTCTCGCCCATCCCGGCACTTTCTGGCGGCATCTGACCAGCGATAGCCAGCTGCGCTGGATCGGGCCGGAGAAGGGCGCCATTCATCTGGCGACCGGCGCGGTCGTCAATGCCGTCTGGGATCTACTCGCCAAACAGGCCGGCAAGCCCGTCTGGCGGCTCGTCGCCGAGATGTCGCCGGAAGAGATCGCCGATATCGTCGATTACCGCTATCTCACCGACGTTCTGACGCGCGACGAGGCGGTCGAGATCCTGAAGCGCGCCGAGGCGGGCAAGGCGGAACGCATCGCCATCCTCGAAAAAGAGGGCTACGCCTGCTACACGACCTCGGCCGGCTGGCTTGGCTACGGCGACGAAAAGCTGCGCCGCCTCTGCCAGGAGGCGATCGATGCCGGCTTCAACCATATCAAGATGAAGGTCGGCCGCGATCTCGAAGACGATATCCGCCGCCTCAGGATTGCCCGCGAGGTGATCGGTCCCGACCGCTATCTGATGATAGACGCCAACCAGGTGTGGGATGTCGGCCAGGCGATCGACTGGGTCAAAGCGCTTTCCTTCGCCAAGCCGTTCTTCATCGAGGAACCCACAAGCCCGGACGATGTCGCCGGCCACCGCAAGATCCGCCAGGCGATCAGCCCGGTGAAGGTCGCGACCGGCGAGATGTGCCAGAACCGCATCATGTTCAAGCAGTTCATCGCCGAGGGTGCGATCGACATCGTACAGATCGATTCCTGCCGCATGGGCGGACTGAACGAAGTTCTCTCCGTGCTGTTGATCGCCGCCAAGTTCGACCTGCCGGTCTGGCCGCATGCCGGCGGCGTCGGGCTCTGCGAATATGTGCAGCATCTGTCAATGATCGATTACGTCGCGGTGTCGGGCACCAAGGAAGGTCGCGTCATCGAATATGTCGATCACCTGCACGAACACTTCCTCGATCCCTGCCTGATCGAGAACGCCGCCTACATGCCGCCCACCCTGCCGGGCTTCTCCATCGAGATGAAACCGGCCTCGATCGGCAACTATACGTTTGGAGGTTAA
- a CDS encoding peptidase C14 caspase catalytic subunit p20 (PFAM: peptidase C14 caspase catalytic subunit p20; Sel1 domain protein repeat-containing protein~SMART: Sel1 domain protein repeat-containing protein~KEGG: ret:RHE_PE00124 hypothetical protein) encodes MPKFRHAKRLCAYLLIVAGMLLSINTAFAAVTEERGRRVALVIGNSVYKTLPSLPNPANDVEEVATTLRAAGFDVTIGVNVDRIGLEDTVRRFLRSTSNAEAGLIYYSGHGIQVGGQNFIVPVDATLETPYDVETQTMPLDLILNHLKQNSRVQLIFLDACRNNPFNAQKFWMAEKLEPVGATRGLARIDSDLGSLIAFSTEPGQVALDGTGALSPYSESFIKRASEPNKEIRQVLTDVRRDVMAMTGGKQVPWENSSLMDSFYFIPAPPPPSVESMQQVSVPEGAATTKLPIAPPHDETGSALLVTVNQLPKTGKLSFDGKPVEQGAKMPAAALTALTYDSSGVAAGTVGLIGYTVSDPYGQAAQGVVAITVSADAGAKLAQLEQEKQVRLADADAYLKTLPRDVDTTIGVGPVEASLPVVPASAAEMTFKVAALPDKGTLRAGDRVIGLGHVLEAADIPALSYEPQIGTENQPFAVTLQAANDDLPPATVTFKPTLDACDTSAAAPLDLQGVTAGKLPNEIDADEALSACTEAIKAYPEVARFVYQLGRAQLANRDAKTAFATIKKAMDAGHVRAIDQLSSLYIVGASVPANPAKANEIVQAAAKKNDPYALYTYGKSLYYGRGVKADTEQGLKLMLQSADLGHTFAMNELGYIFLNGVNVPADPERGIRFYEAGLARNDIYSMNNLALVYRFGKAVPQDFGKALELFTKAAEGGQPYAPTNLGRMYRDGIGVAADKSAAIKWLEMGAERGDYWGALDRARLAKDEVADPEGMTIAARYFALATAVNLPRTGDPKNQALAELKTLPTAAKKKAEASFTTELSAQEQKAIPKSKSLDDRLVKLAKATWVKRNPRFDLF; translated from the coding sequence ATGCCCAAGTTTCGTCACGCCAAGAGACTGTGCGCTTATCTGCTGATTGTTGCAGGAATGCTGCTGTCGATTAACACGGCATTTGCCGCCGTTACAGAAGAGCGCGGACGCCGCGTCGCTCTCGTCATCGGCAACTCGGTCTATAAGACGCTGCCCTCCCTTCCCAATCCTGCCAATGATGTCGAAGAGGTCGCGACCACGTTGCGCGCGGCCGGTTTCGATGTGACGATCGGCGTCAATGTCGACCGCATCGGGCTGGAAGATACGGTGCGCCGCTTCCTGCGTTCGACCAGCAATGCCGAGGCCGGCCTGATCTATTATTCGGGCCACGGCATCCAGGTCGGCGGCCAGAATTTCATCGTGCCAGTCGATGCGACGCTGGAGACGCCCTATGACGTCGAGACGCAGACCATGCCGCTCGACCTCATCCTCAACCATCTCAAGCAGAATTCGCGGGTGCAGTTGATCTTCCTCGACGCCTGCCGCAACAATCCCTTCAATGCCCAGAAATTCTGGATGGCGGAGAAACTGGAGCCGGTCGGCGCCACGCGCGGACTTGCGCGCATCGACAGCGACCTCGGCAGCCTGATCGCCTTTTCCACAGAACCCGGCCAGGTGGCGCTCGATGGCACCGGCGCGCTCAGCCCCTATTCCGAATCCTTCATCAAGCGGGCGAGCGAACCCAACAAGGAAATCCGCCAGGTCCTGACCGATGTGCGCCGCGACGTGATGGCCATGACCGGCGGCAAGCAGGTCCCCTGGGAAAACTCCTCGCTGATGGACAGCTTCTATTTCATTCCGGCGCCGCCGCCGCCGAGCGTCGAATCGATGCAGCAGGTGAGCGTGCCGGAGGGTGCGGCCACGACCAAATTGCCGATCGCTCCGCCGCATGACGAGACCGGCTCGGCGCTGCTCGTCACCGTCAACCAGCTGCCTAAGACCGGCAAGCTCAGCTTCGACGGCAAGCCGGTCGAGCAGGGCGCAAAGATGCCTGCCGCGGCACTGACGGCGCTGACCTATGATTCATCAGGTGTTGCTGCCGGAACCGTCGGCCTGATTGGCTATACCGTGAGCGATCCTTACGGTCAGGCGGCGCAGGGCGTCGTCGCAATCACCGTCTCGGCCGACGCCGGCGCCAAGCTCGCCCAGCTCGAGCAGGAAAAACAGGTGCGGCTTGCCGATGCCGACGCCTATCTGAAGACGCTGCCGCGCGACGTCGACACGACGATCGGCGTCGGCCCTGTAGAAGCCAGCCTGCCGGTCGTGCCGGCATCGGCCGCGGAGATGACCTTCAAGGTCGCGGCCCTGCCCGACAAGGGCACGCTGCGTGCCGGAGACCGGGTGATCGGGCTCGGCCACGTGCTTGAAGCCGCCGATATCCCGGCGCTTTCCTACGAGCCCCAGATCGGCACTGAAAACCAGCCTTTCGCCGTGACGCTGCAGGCCGCCAATGACGACTTGCCGCCGGCGACCGTCACTTTCAAGCCGACGCTCGACGCCTGCGATACATCAGCCGCAGCTCCGCTCGACCTGCAGGGCGTGACAGCGGGCAAGTTGCCGAACGAGATCGACGCCGATGAAGCACTGTCGGCCTGCACGGAGGCGATAAAGGCCTATCCCGAGGTGGCGCGCTTCGTCTATCAACTTGGCCGCGCCCAGCTTGCCAACCGCGACGCCAAGACGGCTTTTGCGACGATCAAGAAGGCGATGGACGCCGGGCATGTCCGGGCGATCGACCAGCTTTCCAGCCTTTATATCGTCGGCGCGTCCGTACCAGCCAACCCGGCGAAGGCGAATGAAATCGTCCAAGCAGCGGCCAAGAAGAACGATCCCTACGCCTTATACACTTACGGCAAGAGTCTCTATTACGGACGAGGAGTTAAGGCTGATACCGAGCAGGGCCTCAAGCTCATGCTGCAATCGGCGGACCTCGGCCATACCTTTGCGATGAACGAACTCGGCTACATCTTTCTTAATGGAGTCAATGTTCCCGCCGATCCCGAGCGCGGTATTCGCTTCTATGAGGCCGGCCTCGCACGCAATGATATTTATTCGATGAACAATCTGGCGTTGGTTTACCGGTTTGGAAAAGCCGTGCCTCAAGATTTCGGCAAAGCGTTGGAGCTTTTCACCAAAGCAGCTGAAGGCGGGCAACCCTATGCTCCCACCAACCTCGGGCGCATGTACAGAGACGGCATCGGTGTCGCCGCCGACAAGTCTGCCGCGATAAAGTGGCTGGAGATGGGCGCGGAGCGCGGCGATTACTGGGGCGCGCTCGACCGCGCCAGATTAGCAAAGGATGAGGTCGCAGACCCGGAGGGCATGACAATTGCCGCACGGTATTTTGCGCTCGCAACTGCCGTCAACTTGCCAAGAACAGGCGATCCCAAGAATCAAGCTCTGGCGGAACTCAAGACGCTTCCTACCGCTGCGAAGAAGAAAGCAGAGGCAAGCTTCACCACCGAGCTAAGCGCTCAGGAACAAAAAGCAATTCCCAAATCCAAGTCGCTCGATGACAGGCTCGTTAAGCTCGCCAAAGCGACATGGGTCAAGCGAAATCCACGATTCGATCTCTTCTGA
- a CDS encoding conserved hypothetical protein (KEGG: ret:RHE_PE00126 hypothetical protein) has protein sequence MRSFGSHILFAAALAVASPVFAKDTTIIELRGGDGARSVGIISSNEEAEASGPAAITVGDDGTIYILDQNNGRVLAVDAERSQAEPAVLPLPENATAEDLAVVHNELYLWSDGVVPLERSTDADGRSQTLRAVDGGADADDYTRSVFASMGSVSPGPLNSIIDEIGRSTSRPEARPPVIQYVPSRGLGDIVAEVSAAANDKAEILLRRSSSEENFLSLQLASEGRIGTVELLDIDTTGRPYALVELVPADRPERTGMLVVRFTPNGAMDRVYDLPIEPGTVFSRRFVAIGPRGDVLYLRSQESRAQVLRLDGREPGRKLAVARPTKQPAAGKPGKTPKVAIVPKSRSDVIERAIGFETMNWLVTPTAYGRDPGPGCVNMNRLRRPIYLIGKRGQTVKGVPYCWGCKTPLENFIGGVEKGQTAGNVCTKSAPQSNILGVDCSGFVSDAWGLKMHVSTRAIPGITKRLSDPWSMRPGDALNKPGSHVLLFMRFTADKKVEVMEASPNACKGRVCRNTYSLGSLLMRGYQPVRFKGLDG, from the coding sequence ATGCGTAGTTTTGGGTCGCATATTTTGTTTGCCGCGGCACTTGCGGTCGCCTCGCCGGTTTTTGCCAAAGACACGACGATCATCGAGCTTCGCGGCGGCGACGGCGCGCGTTCGGTCGGCATCATTTCTTCCAACGAGGAAGCGGAGGCATCCGGGCCGGCGGCGATCACCGTCGGCGACGACGGCACCATTTACATCCTCGACCAGAACAACGGCCGCGTGCTCGCCGTCGACGCCGAACGCTCGCAGGCCGAGCCTGCGGTCCTGCCGCTGCCGGAAAATGCCACGGCGGAGGATCTCGCCGTCGTTCACAACGAACTCTACCTCTGGTCCGACGGCGTCGTGCCGCTCGAGCGCTCCACCGATGCCGACGGCCGGTCGCAGACGCTGCGCGCCGTCGACGGCGGCGCTGATGCCGACGACTACACCCGCTCGGTCTTCGCCTCGATGGGCTCGGTATCACCGGGGCCACTGAACAGCATCATCGACGAGATCGGTCGCAGCACCAGCCGGCCCGAGGCCCGCCCGCCGGTCATTCAATACGTGCCGAGCCGCGGGCTCGGCGATATCGTCGCCGAGGTCTCGGCTGCTGCAAACGACAAGGCTGAGATCCTGCTGCGGCGCAGCAGCTCGGAGGAGAATTTCCTCTCGCTGCAACTCGCCTCGGAAGGGCGGATCGGCACCGTCGAACTTCTCGACATCGACACGACAGGCAGGCCTTATGCGCTGGTCGAGCTCGTACCCGCCGACCGGCCCGAGCGCACCGGCATGCTGGTGGTGCGATTCACGCCGAACGGCGCGATGGACCGGGTCTACGACCTGCCGATCGAACCGGGTACGGTATTCTCCAGACGCTTCGTGGCGATCGGTCCGCGCGGTGACGTGCTCTATCTCCGCTCGCAGGAAAGCCGGGCGCAGGTGCTGCGGCTCGACGGCCGGGAGCCCGGCCGCAAGCTTGCCGTCGCTCGGCCCACCAAGCAGCCGGCTGCCGGCAAGCCCGGCAAGACGCCGAAGGTGGCGATCGTGCCGAAATCGCGCAGCGACGTCATCGAGCGGGCAATCGGCTTCGAGACGATGAACTGGCTGGTGACACCAACCGCCTATGGCAGGGATCCGGGACCGGGCTGCGTCAACATGAACCGGCTGCGCCGCCCGATCTACCTGATCGGCAAGCGCGGCCAGACGGTCAAAGGTGTTCCCTACTGCTGGGGCTGCAAGACGCCGCTCGAGAATTTCATCGGCGGCGTGGAAAAGGGCCAGACCGCCGGCAACGTCTGCACCAAGAGCGCGCCGCAATCCAACATCCTCGGCGTCGATTGCTCCGGCTTCGTCAGCGACGCCTGGGGCCTGAAGATGCACGTCTCGACGCGCGCCATCCCCGGGATCACCAAGCGCCTCTCCGACCCCTGGTCGATGCGGCCGGGCGATGCACTGAACAAGCCGGGCTCGCATGTGCTGTTGTTCATGCGCTTCACGGCCGACAAGAAGGTAGAGGTGATGGAAGCCTCGCCGAATGCCTGCAAGGGCCGCGTCTGCCGCAATACCTATTCACTCGGCAGCCTGTTGATGCGCGGCTACCAGCCGGTCCGCTTCAAGGGGCTCGACGGCTGA